One stretch of Anolis carolinensis isolate JA03-04 chromosome 3, rAnoCar3.1.pri, whole genome shotgun sequence DNA includes these proteins:
- the LOC103279545 gene encoding uncharacterized protein LOC103279545, translated as MSMQFQDDTDGIPPSEAESRNERPQRIKHPSAKMLAHLIDEKELLHVRLGSAWERIVTLMVRIESLGITRVPSILQTDLEETFGLWRGLVSKIVQVLERINAKDSELEIVSVLADTNEKENKVRAILDALEFSSPPVNLRSEPKGNQSSLCSHETNLLKSPAVALSLKSNRSSQVSKLRECASSKHSHSSKSSAAGSAISSLAALHIKEAARLELKSKVAGVEADAKAADLTLPFKEEEQRLQIEQARRQSEMQIEQARRQSEMQMEQAQRQSEMQIEQARIEMLRIKMDAAAKRVRAETLAKALIEPLTEENVSQLPIQDPSAKVFAHLGSMNSQFSDEEQEDFSPYPEQGPKVTFEFPAEQSVIAGSSPLLELPVPPAKTLGQSIRAPRPSASWPLQTAAQGTIDSSVVDVIPPRGQRLTQGTRWESTPQQQTPQLFPSTPESQLVSIIRSPRRDLKDKGVEKFSDKPEEFLLWKATFQRAIRDLKLLPEEELTLLAAWLGPASSSQVKKIYAAHVADPDKALEKAWARLQQRYGASTEIEASLMDKLQRFPALKLKDFKLLWDLSDLLTELESAKENPELPGLKCLDQHLSQRQILTKLPFTLQERWGQEVFNYKEAHSQAYPPFSHLVQFITRAARERNDPQTGLPTLYQGTQPEKAPKVDKKPSREANRPVSVKAVETQHKTDEPRSEVKELLCPIHQKPHSLANCREFSRKTYKERQQLVQKQGICFRCCGATPHFASNCKENIKCEKCNSLKHCTAMHNSNIISHPKGNVSPKEKSAVEDTDKPVVPEMQVEVSAVACTELCSDSHQYRVCHPICLADVYPAKSPWLRKRLYVALDSQSDASLATPEFFRMFDLKTKMVDYTMTTCAGKKKLQGRIASGFVVSSCDQKRQFKLPDLIECSSIPRNKKQIVTREVVETHPHLRRLKNAIPAFRPDVDIALLLGADCPNLFYVNDQVKGPPGVPIAQLLPLGWTVTGPVCINKMHPPSSLDSNQAQVLKGGRPTLVRSCLSHISVYCQAITPEYSSIFKVSERDEATALSKDEQRFSDIMNAQVSRSAEVKACKSTTEIKMGQRSCLEPHRFERFSEWHSLLRAVARLIHRLVCKDSQPLQVQDMLKAKGVILRSVQRHEFSLEIARLEQGIDTPSRSFLRELNPFLDKEGILRVGGRLAKAKLKVCIKNPIIVPPNSHIALLLVRHYHEKIHHQGRTLTEATLRNEGLWVVNAKSLVSSVIFKCVKCRRLRRNCQSQLMAELPQDRTLTDPPLSHVGIDVFGPWEVVTRKTRGGVVNNKRCAVLFTCLSVRAVHIEVAEGIDTSSFINALKRFIALRGPIKLIWSDCGTNFACADLSQPLLEEVEGRILKPASNQKTLANPKDNAKVGNLVLPKDKDLPRYAWPMGIILKTFPCPDGKVRKVQVKTHSKDKMSVLDRPISDLVLLIGDV; from the coding sequence atgtctatgcaatttcaagatgatacagatggtatacctccttctgaggctgaaagtaggaatgaaaggccccaaaggataaagcacccttcagccaaaatgctagcccatctaatagacgaaaaggagctcctccatgtgaggttaggttcggcatgggagcgaattgtaacattgatggtcagaattgagagcttgggtattacaagggtgccatccatattacagacagaccttgaagagaccttcggtctctggaggggtttggtgtctaagatagtccaggtcctcgagcgcattaacgccaaggattcagagttagaaatagtgagtgtcttagctgacactaatgagaaagaaaataaggtgagggcaattctagatgccttggaatttagttctccacctgttaatctaaggtctgagccaaaaggaaatcagtcttccttatgcagccatgagaccaatcttttaaaatcacctgctgtggcacttagtcttaagtctaaccgctctagccaggtatctaaactaagggagtgtgcatcatctaaacatagccactctagcaagtcttctgctgctgggagtgccatctcttccctagctgccttgcacattaaggaggctgcacgtctagagctaaagagcaaggtagcgggggtggaggctgatgctaaggcagctgatctcacccttccctttaaagaagaagagcaacgactgcaaatagaacaggcccgtagacaaagcgaaatgcaaatagaacaggcccgtagacaaagcgaaatgcaaatggaacaggcccaaagacaaagcgaaatgcaaatagaacaggctcgtatagagatgcttagaataaagatggatgccgcagccaaaagggtaagggctgagactttggccaaggccctaattgagccactcacagaagaaaatgtaagccagttaccaatacaggatccttctgccaaagtgtttgcgcaccttggcagcatgaacagccagttttcggatgaggaacaggaagacttctctccttacccagagcagggccccaaagtcacgtttgagtttcctgcagagcagagcgtcatagcggggagctcacccttgctcgagctacctgtgcctcctgctaaaaccctaggtcagtcaatcagggccccaaggccgagcgctagttggcccctacagacagctgcacagggaaccatcgattcgtcagtggtcgatgtcatccctccaagaggccaaaggttgacgcaaggtacacggtgggagtccactccacaacagcaaactcctcaattgttcccttcgacgccagagtcccagcttgtctccatcatcagaagccccagaagagatcttaaggacaagggtgtcgaaaagttttcggacaagcctgaggaatttcttctctggaaggccaccttccagagagcaatcagagacttaaagttattgccggaggaagaactgactcttctggctgcatggttgggcccagcctcatcctcacaagttaagaagatctacgcagcccacgtagccgatcccgacaaagccctggaaaaggcctgggccaggttgcagcagaggtatggggccagcacagagattgaagcatcacttatggacaagctccaaaggttcccagctttaaaactcaaagacttcaaactcttgtgggacctcagcgatctccttacggaattagagtcggccaaggagaatccagaactgcccggtttgaagtgcctcgatcagcacctgtcccagaggcagatcttgaccaagctgcccttcactttgcaagaacgctggggacaggaggtcttcaactacaaggaggcccactcccaggcataccctccattttctcatttggtccagttcatcaccagggcggccagagaaaggaatgatccgcagacgggcctccccaccttataccaagggacccagccagagaaggcacctaaagtggacaagaaaccatctagagaggccaatagacctgtcagcgtaaaggcagtcgaaactcaacacaagactgatgaacccaggtcggaggtaaaagagttgctttgccctattcaccaaaagcctcacagcttggccaactgcagggagtttagtagaaagacatacaaagaaaggcaacagctagttcaaaagcagggaatctgctttagatgctgcggagcaactccacactttgcatccaactgcaaagaaaacatcaagtgtgagaaatgcaacagcctcaagcattgcaccgcaatgcacaactccaatatcatctcccaccccaaagggaacgtttcaccaaaagaaaagtcagcagtcgaagacaccgacaagccagtcgtaccagagatgcaggtggaggtttcagcagtcgcctgtacagagctgtgttctgactcgcaccagtacagagtttgtcatcctatctgcctagcggatgtatatccagccaagagcccttggcttagaaagagactctatgtggccctggattcacagagcgacgcctccctggctactccagagttcttccgcatgtttgaccttaaaaccaagatggttgactacactatgactacgtgtgcaggaaaaaagaagttgcagggtcgcatagcatctggctttgttgtctcctcttgcgaccagaagaggcagttcaagttgccagacctgattgagtgttcctccatccctcggaacaaaaaacaaattgtaactagagaagttgtggagactcatccacatttgcgacgattaaagaatgccatacctgctttccgtccagatgtggacattgcccttctgcttggtgcggactgtccgaacttgttctatgtgaacgaccaagttaagggacctccaggggtgcccattgctcagctgctaccactaggctggacagttacaggcccagtgtgcataaacaagatgcacccaccatcgtcgttggactccaatcaagcacaggtgcttaaaggtggacgtcctacacttgtgcgcagttgcctaagtcatatctcggtctactgccaagcaataactccagagtattcctccatcttcaaagtctctgagagagacgaagccacagcgctctcgaaagatgagcaaaggttttcggacattatgaatgctcaagtctcacgaagtgcagaggtgaaagcctgcaaatcaaccacagaaatcaagatgggccaaagatcttgcctggaaccacaccgttttgaacgtttttcggagtggcacagtcttcttagagcagttgctaggcttatacatcgcttagtctgcaaagatagtcagcctttgcaagttcaggacatgctgaaggctaagggagtaatactcaggtcagttcagaggcatgagtttagtctagaaatagccaggttagaacaagggattgacacccccagccggagtttcttgcgtgagttaaacccatttctagacaaggagggcattttaagagtgggagggaggttagctaaggctaaactcaaagtgtgtataaagaaccctatcattgtaccccccaatagccatattgctttgttgttggttcgtcactaccatgagaaaatccatcatcagggtagaactctgactgaggcgacccttagaaatgaaggcctgtgggtggtaaatgctaaaagtttggtcagcagtgttatttttaagtgtgtcaaatgtcggcgactcagacgtaactgtcaaagtcagttaatggcagaactacctcaggataggactttgacagacccacccctttcccatgtgggaatcgatgtgtttggtccttgggaggttgtcactaggaaaaccaggggtggtgttgtaaataacaaaagatgtgcggttttgtttacttgtttgtcagtacgagctgtccatatagaggttgcagagggaattgacacttcatcattcataaatgcattgaaaaggttcatagccctcagagggccaattaagttaatttggtcggactgtggcaccaattttgcatgtgcagaccttagccaaccacttctggaagaggtggaaggccgaatacttaagccagcttccaaccagaagactctggcaaacccaaaggacaatgccaaggtgggaaaccttgtgttgccaaaggacaaagacttgccccgctatgcctggcctatgggcattatactaaagacctttccttgccctgacggtaaggttagaaaagttcaagtaaagactcatagtaaggacaaaatgtctgtcctggacagaccaattagtgacctcgtgttgcttattggagatgtttaa